DNA from Oncorhynchus gorbuscha isolate QuinsamMale2020 ecotype Even-year unplaced genomic scaffold, OgorEven_v1.0 Un_scaffold_7004, whole genome shotgun sequence:
CTGTCACAACGTTTTTTCATGAGTTGTTTATTatcttttttatttaacttttatttaacgagtcagttaagaacaaactcttatttacaatgacgggctgCAAAAAGgcaaggcctcctgcggggacgggggcctgggattaaaaataacaaataaatacaatataaatataggacaaaacactcATGACAACAAGGGAGACAACACAGTGTGTCTTTGCGACAGGTATATAGAGATgatcagtttacagaggagtatagagtgcagtgatgtgtcctataaggagcattggtggcaaatctggtggccgaatggtaaagaacatctagccgctcgagctcccttacctgctgatctataaatgacgtctccgtaatctagcatgagtaggatggtcatctgaatcagggttagtttggcaggtggggtgaaagaggagtgattacaagaggaaaccaagtctagatttaactttagcctgcagctttgatatgtgctgagagaaggacagtgcaccatcAACAccaagctttgttgtagagcatttaaccccTACTGACtcccccatcccgcatgcgggagcataatcatcgcctgacactaattagcataacgcaacggacataaatatccctagaaaatattcctattcatgaaaatcacaaatgaaatatattgagacacagcttagccttttgttaatcaccctgtcatctcagattttcaaaatatgctttaaagccaaagctagacaagcatttatgtaagtttatcgatagcctagcatagcattttgtcctgctagcagcaggtaacttggtcacggaaatcagaaaagcaatcaacttaaatcatttacctttgatgagcttcggatgttttcactcacgagactcccagttagatagcaaatgttccttttttccaaaaatattatttttgtaggcgaaatagctccgtttgttcttcacgtttggatgagaaatcgcccggaaattgcagtcacaaaaacggcgaaaaatataaaaaattagctccataatatcaatagaaacatggcaaactttgtttataatcaatcctcaaggtgttttcaaATATATAtccgataatatatccatcgggacaattcgttttcaGTAGGActgattggagtaatggctacctctgtattttacgcgagaatctctctgggagcatcaggtgaccacttgcgcaatgtagtagcctacggctattcttcaacataaacgcgtaaaactacgtcacaatgctgtagacaccttcgggaatacgtagaaagcgtaagctggttcatagcacattcacagctcaatagggactcattggaacgcagcgctttgaaaacatggggcacttccggattggatttttctcaggctttcgcctgcaacatcagttctgttatactcacagacaatatctttacagttttggaaacgttagagtgttttctatcataagctgtcaattatatgcatattctagcatcttgtcctgacaaaatatcccatttatAACGGAACGTTTTtgtttccaaaaatgaaaatactccctagagtcgcaacaggttGAGTCAGCTGAGTCTAAGGCTGTATAATATGCATATACAGTGAGGAGAATAAGTATTTGAtaaactgccgattttgcaggttttcctacttacaaagcatgtagaggtctgtaatttttaccataggtacacttcaactgcgagagacggaatctaaaacaaaactccacaaaatcacattgtatgattttaagtcatttgcattttattgcatgctcAACTTCCTGTTTATAGTTAGTGATATATAAaaacattctacaatgtagacctGCACATTTGGTTTCGAGCCAATTGAATGTTTGTGTTTTTATGTTTATGTCTGTATGTTAATAATCCTCCTCAGGTATGGAAGATAGGAACTAGAGTAAAAGCAGCAAACTGTTCCTCATCTTCATTTAATCTCTGACCTTAACCAATTGgtctcctccctccagactcTGGCTGTGTGTCCAACTCTAACAGCAGTGTGACCTGGCTGCAGAAGAACCTGGGACGGTTTTCAGTCCTGGTGTCCCTCAGTGACCTGTTGAAACTCAACACAGACTTCTCTCCTGTACGTCTCACTTTCTGCCGACTACGCCATCACAATTATGCATAGATATTTGTCCTTGTAATGTGTTAAAGGGGTGTTTTGATGCCCTATGTGGATTTTCTTTTATAGAAACCTGAGTCTCTATATCAGAAACATGTATGTTTTGACTCATCTGATAGGGAAATTGTATTTTTGGTTTATTAGGTTAGATAACtttcttgtctcctctccttccagttgTCAGCCCTGGAGGTTCTCTCTCCAAAGCagacagcagagctggtggtGTTGCCTCTTCCTGGTCTTCCAGTGAAAGATGTCATCGTCAACACAGTGTTTGACTACCTGACTGAGTCACCAAAGGAGAGGAGACTCCCTGAGTTCCTGCAACAACTTGTCAGCCTGACCAAACAGGTACATCTCTCTTCTGTCCTTGTCTTCAAAAATACAGTCTTACAGATAATCATTGATTCAAACCAAATACTAACCTTAACCTTTTTCTGTCTTTAGGAAAATATCCCTTGTGCCTCCTACAAGATCATGTAAGTGGTACTGTACCCATAGATAGGGTGTCCACCCACTCTGCTCAGAATGGGTGAAAACTGTGATAAAATGTCTCTTCCTTGTGTTAGAAAAACATTTACCGAGACAAATATGATTCTTTATATTTCTGAATCGTTCAGTGGGGTCTTTCTCTAAAGTATAATTAACATGATATCCAAACAGGTTTGTAACctaatacagtgtcttcagaaaggattcacaccccttgaccttttccacattttgttgtgttacaaagtggaattTAAAATAGACGTCATTTTTTTTTCTGTCAACGATctgcacaaaatactctgtaatgtcaaagtggatgaAAAATTCCAACATTTGTTCCCCCAaaaattatgaaaaataaaacactgatAAACAGTATTTtaattagataagtattcaacccctctgagccaatacatgttagaatcatctttggcagcgattacagctgtgagtctttctgggtaagtctctcagagctttccacacctggattggttgtgattacagctgtgagcctttctgggtctTTAAGAGcttttacacacctggattggtagtgattacagctgtgagcctttctgggtaagtctctcagagctttccacacctggattggtTGTGATTACAGCAGTGAGCCTTTCTGGGTCTTTAAGAGcttttacacacctggattggtagtgattacagctgtgagcctttctgggtctttaagagctttacacacctggattgggcaacatttgcccattattctttttttttaaactcaagtTGTTTGTTGAtcgttgctagacaaccattttcaggtgttgtcttagattttcaagcagatttaataACAAAACACTGGAACTCGGCCTCAAGGGAACATTTACCGTGTTCTTGGTAAGGAACTCCAGTGTAggtttggctttgtgttttaggttattgtccagctTGAAAGATCGATTTCTATCTTACCTCAATATTGTTTTATATTGACCCACTGTAatggtgatacagtgaattataaattaaataatctgtctgtaaacaattgttggtgaTTGTTCTGATGTCCTTGttcgatgttagttgacacaagtataggctgttttcggttatTTGTTTTGTAGTATatgtgtttagtcgtgtttacgtttgttttcaataaacatggatcgcaatcgacacgctgcagtttggtcctctacttcaccacaggaaaaccctgacagaatcacccacccgactcagaccaagcggcgtggtaaactgcagcgtgtcgagtgcgatccatgtttattgaaaacaaccgtaaacacgactaaacacgactaaacacaaatactacaTAACAAATAAACGAataccgaaaacagcctatacttgtgtcaactaacatcaaacaaggacatcaagacactcaggacaatcacccacaatacaaccaaagaatatggctgcctaaatatggttcccaatcagagacaacgataaacacctgcctctgattgagaaccacttcagacagccatagactctctcgatcagggcgtgacaacatccCATGAGGACATCCCATGACAATCCCATTACCAATTTTGTgtcagaaatggcaccctattccctacatagtgcactacttttgaccagaatggcaccctattccctttatagtgcactactttttggctccctattccctacatagtgcactacttttgaccagaatggcaccctattccctacatagtgcactacttttgaccagaatggcaccctattccctacatagtgtattacttttgaccagaatggcaccctattccctatatagtgcactacttttgaccagaaatgcaccctaattccctacatagtgcactacttttaaccagggtcaatagggctctggtctaaagtaatgcagtATGTTGTAACAggtttcttcttcctcctcctttgaggagcaagaaggatcggaccaatacgcagcgtggtaaatGTCCATGATACTTTAATAAAGACTGAACACGACTCAATacaaaaaataacaaagtgaatgaaAACGAAACCAGTCCTGAATGGTGACACGaacaacaaaacaggaaacagtcacccacgaaaaactacctgagtatgattctcaatcagagacaaccaggctacctgagtatgattctcaatcagagacaaccaggctacctgagtatgattctcaatcagagacaaccaggctacctgagtatgattctcaatcagagacaaccaggctacctgagtatgattctcaatcagagacaaccaggctacctgagtatgattctcaatcagagacaaccaggctctgagtatgattctcaatcagagacaaccaggctaccctGACAAccagtatgattctcaatcaccAGGCTACCAGGATTCTCaatacaggctacctgagtatgattctcaatcagagacaaccaggctacctgagtatgattctcaatcagagacaaccaggctacctgagtatgattctcaatcagagacaaccaggctacctgagtatgattctcaatcagagacaaccaggcacctgagtatgattctcaatcagggacaaccaggctacctgagtatgattctcaatcagagacaaccaggctacctgagtatgattctcaatcagagacaaccaggctgagtatgattctcaatcagagacaaccaggctacctgagtatgattctcaatcagagacaaccaggctacctgagtatgattctcaatcagagacaaccaggctacctgagtatgattctcaatcagagacaaccaggctgagTATGATTCTCTCAGAGACAACCaggagtatgattctcaatcagagacaaccaggctattcctcagagacaaccaggctacctgagtatgattctcaatcagagacaaccagtgacaactcaatcagagacaaccaggctacctgagtatgattctcaatcagacaaCCAGGAcaatgattctcaatcagagacaaccaggctacctgagtatgattctcaatcagagacaaccaggctacctgagtatgattctcaatcagaggctaccagtatgattctcaatcagagacaaccaggctacctgagtatgatttcaatcagagacaaccaggctaccattctcaatcagagacaaccaggctacctgagtatgattctcaatcagagacaaccaggctacctgagtatgattctcaatcagagacaaccaggctacctgagtatgattctcaatcagagacaaccaggctgattctcaatcaggaggcaacaggctacctgagtatgattctcaatcagagacaaccaggctacctgattctcaatcagagtacCAGGCTACCttatcaatcagagacaaccaggctacctgagtatgattctcaatcagagacaaccaggctacctgagtatgattctcaatcagagacaaccaggctacctgagtatgattctcaatcagagacaaccaggctacctcagAGACAACcagctacctgagtatgattctcaatcagagacaaccaggctacctgagtatgattctcaatcagagacaaccaggctacctgagtatgattctcaatcagagacaaccaggctacctgagtatgattctcaatcagagacaaccaggctacctgagtatgattctcaatcagagacaaccaggctacctgagtatgattctcaatcagggacaaccaggctacctgagtatgattctcagataaccaggctacctgagtatgattctcaatcagagacaaccaggctacctgagtatgattctcaatcagagacaaccaatgattctcaatcaggacaaccaggctacctgagtatgattctcaatcagagacaaccaggctacctgagtatgattctcaatcagagacaaccaggctacctgagtatgattctcaatcagagacaaccaggctacctgagtatgattctcaatcagagacaaccaggctacctgagtatgattctcaatcagagacaaccaggctacctgagtatgattctcaatcagagacaccaggctacctgagtatgattctcaatcagagacaaccaggctacctgagtatgattctcaatcagagacaaccaggctacctaagtatgattctcaatcagagacaactaacgacacctgagtatgattctcaatcagagacaactaacgacacctgagtatgattctcaatcagagacaaccaggagTATGAttcctgagtatgattctcaatcagagacaaccaggctacctgagtatgattctcaatcagagacaaccaggctacctgagtatgattctcaatcagagacaaccaggctacctgagtatgattctcaattcTGAGTATgattcaatcagagacaaccaggctacctgagtatgattctcaatcagagacaaccaggctacctgagtatgattctcaatccagggacaaccaggctacctgagtatgattctcaatcagggacaaccaggctacctgagtatgattctcaatcagtgacaaccaggctacctgagtatgattctcaatcagagacaaccaggctgagTATGACTCACCAGGCCTGATTCTCAATcaggacaaccaggctacctgagtatgattctcaatcagggacaaccaggctacctgagtatgattctcaatcagagacaaccaggctacctaagtatgattctcaatcagagacaaccaggctaccagtatgattctcaatcagggacaaccaggctacctgagtatgattctcaatcagagacaaccaggctacctgagtatgattctcaatcagagacaaccaggctacctgagtatgattctcaatcagagacaaccaggctacctgagtatgattctcaatcagggacaactaacgacacctgcctctgattgagaaccataccaggccaaaacacaacatagaaaaacgaacatagacaacccaccccaactcacgccctgaccaacctaacacaaagacataacaaaagaactaaggtcagaacgtgacatatgtagggaatagggtgccattttgggatatAGCCATGTAAAAATAGAACTTAAAAACtctcctgttgttgttgttgttgttgtttatttagTTTCACCAGACTGGATCAGGCCGTACCCACTGTTACCATGGAGATAGAGTCCGCCCTCACCTCCAGCAAGACGGCTTTACTACAGACCGTCCCATCAGGTGAGAGACGGGTTTTAATCAACAACACTGGATTCAATTGGCTGAGTCTATTTCCTgtttagtgcaatacttttgaacagggcccttAGGGAGCACCGTATTGGTTCCAGAGTATTCTGGCCCGTATTTTTTGAACAGGTATTCTGGCCCGTATTTTGAACAGGACCGTTAGGGAGCACCGTATTGGTTCTAGAGTATTCTGGCCCGTATTTTGAACAGGACCGTTAGGGAGCACCGTATTGGTTCCAGAGTATTCTAGcctgtattttgttgtttttacttgatccttctgtagctcagttggtagagcatggcgcttgtaacgccagggtagtgggttcgattcccgggaccacccatacgtagaatgtatgcacacatgactgtaagtcgctttggataaaagcgtctgctaaatggcatatattattattattaaacatgTTATGAAGAATCCCCTTTACTGCCTGACATCTTACACATTTGATTTTCCCCCTCACAGGTTGCATTGTATACAGTGGAGAGGTGAGTATCTGTTTGAGTTCTGTCTTACAGGTTGATGTGACTGTGTGATTTATCTGGACACTGCAAAGCAGATTGGAACTCATTATatttcatctttccctcagtgCAATGTCACCCCAGTTAATGGTacgattttttgttgttgttgttgtgatataTTAATTCACCAAAcattgattattatattattcaattGATTTCATAGTGATCAATAATTGCTTGCATTCCATTGATTATTATTCAGAAATAACTAATTGTTCGTGACTTATTGTTTACAGAGACAAAAGTTTGTGCTGGTGTCAACAGGTGAGTTATTCAAAGATAATTTCTGTTAGCttctgtttgttttgtgtgtttgtttttaaacgtttaaacaaacaaacaaaaaaacatctgTTAATTTGCGTTAATTGGTGACATGGTCTCAAGCCTTTTCTAATGCTGCTTTTCACATCTCCTCTTTCCGTCATATTTCCAACAACCATCTGAATATCTGTTGTTGATTCCTTCAGCACTGCTCTACAGGGTCGCCTTGACAACGGGCAGATCAGCGGAGTCCTCTGTGATTTCGGCGTCGATGTTTACGCTTGTGGCTCGGTACGAAGAATTCTTCACAACTGTCACGTTTCTGTTCAATTTTTAAAATTGTTTTTCTAGTTGAACAACCGCAGAAGTGACCCAGATGTTCTTGTTTTGTGATTTGGTCTGACTTTTGTTTGTTTTCTGGTTTCTTTGCTCTCTACTGTAAAGCGTCTCTGGGTCCTTGTAAAGCGATATATAAATCTcatgtattagtattattatatattattatttatatattattattattatattatatattattattatatatattattattatatatagtattattatatattattattatatattattattatatattagtatatatataaATCTCATGTATTATTattagatattattatatattattattatataatattattattatatattattattattatatatattattattatatattagtattattatatattattattatatattattattattatatattagtatatatataaATCTCATGTATTATTATTAGAtattatgatatattattattattatatattagtattattatatattattattatatattattattattatatattagtattattatatattattattatatattattattattatatattattattatatattattattattattattattagatattatatatattattattattatatattattattattatatattattattatatattattattattatatattagtattattatatattattattatatattattattattatatattattattattatatattattattatatattattattattatatattattattattagtatatatataaaTCTCATGTATTATTattagatattattatatattattattattatatattagtattatttatatattattatatgttattattattttatattattattatatattattattat
Protein-coding regions in this window:
- the LOC124029616 gene encoding uncharacterized protein LOC124029616; protein product: SGCVSNSNSSVTWLQKNLGRFSVLVSLSDLLKLNTDFSPLSALEVLSPKQTAELVVLPLPGLPVKDVIVNTVFDYLTESPKERRLPEFLQQLVSLTKQENIPCASYKIIFTRLDQAVPTVTMEIESALTSSKTALLQTVPSGCIVYSGECNVTPVNETKVCAGVNSTALQGRLDNGQISGVLCDFGVDVYACGSLSMLTSENLVSLLKCKLSGNTSHSAQIWKLFFSKVSVVLNSALDLFFNTVR